A window from Mauremys reevesii isolate NIE-2019 linkage group 9, ASM1616193v1, whole genome shotgun sequence encodes these proteins:
- the EIF4A2 gene encoding eukaryotic initiation factor 4A-II isoform X2, with the protein MSGGSTDYSRDHGGPEGMDPDGIIESNWNEIVDNFDDMNLKESLLRGIYAYGFEKPSAIQQRAIIPCIKGYDVIAQAQSGTGKTATFAISILQQLEIDLKETQALVLAPTRELAQQIQKVILALGDYMGATCHACIGGTNVRNEMQKLQAEAPHIVVGTPGRVFDMLNRRYLSPKWIKMFVLDEADEMLSRGFKDQIYEIFQKLSTNIQVVLLSATMPMDVLEVTKKFMRDPIRILVKKEELTLEGIKQFYINVEREEWKLDTLCDLYETLTITQAVIFLNTRRKVDWLTEKMHARDFTVSALHGDMDQKERDVIMREFRSGSSRVLITTDLLARGIDVQQVSLVINYDLPTNRENYIHRNSP; encoded by the exons ATGTCAGGTGGTTCCACGGATTATAGCAG AGACCATGGCGGCCCAGAGGGAATGGACCCTGATGGTATCATTGAG AGCAATTGGAATGAAATTGTTGACAATTTTGATGATATGAATTTAAAAGAATCCCTTCTCAGGGGTATTTATGCTTACGGTTTTGAGAAACCTTCAGCTATTCAACAGAGAGCTATTATTCCATGTATCAAAG GGTATGATGTGATTGCTCAAGCTCAGTCAGGTACTGGCAAGACAGCCACATTTGCTATTTCCATCCTGCAGCAATTGGAGATTGATCTCAAGGAGACCCAAGCACTAGTATTGGCCCCTACCAGAGAACTGGCTCAACAG ATACAAAAGGTAATTTTGGCTCTTGGAGACTATATGGGTGCAACTTGCCATGCTTGTATTGGTGGCACAAATGTTCGTAATGAGATGCAGAAGCTTCAGGCTGAGGCTCCACACATTGTGGTTGGAACTCCAGGTCGGGTGTTTGATATGTTAAACAGACGATATCTTT CACCTAAATGGATCAAGATGTTTGTCTTGGATGAAGCAGATGAAATGTTGAGCCGTGGATTTAAAGATCAAATTtatgaaatttttcaaaagttaAGCACAAATATTCAG GTTGTATTGCTGTCAGCCACCATGCCAATGGATGTGTTGGAAGTGACCAAAAAGTTCATGAGAGATCCTATACGTATTCTGGTGAAGAAAGAAGAATTGACCCTTGAGGGTATCAAACAATTCTATATTAATGTTGAAAGAGAG GAATGGAAGCTGGATACTCTCTGTGACTTGTATGAGACACTGACCATTACACAAGCTGTTATTTTCCTGAATACAAGGAGAAAAGTGGATTGGCTTACAGAGAAAATGCATGCGAGGGACTTCACAGTCTCTGCTCTG CATGGTGACATGGACCAGAAGGAACGAGATGTTATCATGAGAGAGTTTAGATCAGGATCAAGCCGTGTCTTGATCACTACTGACTTGTTG GCTCGTGGCATTGATGTGCAACAGGTTTCGTTGGTTATAAATTACGACCTGCCGACCAATCGTGAAAACTACATTCACAG
- the EIF4A2 gene encoding eukaryotic initiation factor 4A-II isoform X1, translated as MSGGSTDYSRDHGGPEGMDPDGIIESNWNEIVDNFDDMNLKESLLRGIYAYGFEKPSAIQQRAIIPCIKGYDVIAQAQSGTGKTATFAISILQQLEIDLKETQALVLAPTRELAQQIQKVILALGDYMGATCHACIGGTNVRNEMQKLQAEAPHIVVGTPGRVFDMLNRRYLSPKWIKMFVLDEADEMLSRGFKDQIYEIFQKLSTNIQVVLLSATMPMDVLEVTKKFMRDPIRILVKKEELTLEGIKQFYINVEREEWKLDTLCDLYETLTITQAVIFLNTRRKVDWLTEKMHARDFTVSALHGDMDQKERDVIMREFRSGSSRVLITTDLLARGIDVQQVSLVINYDLPTNRENYIHRIGRGGRFGRKGVAINFVTEEDKRILRDIETFYNTTVEEMPMNVADLI; from the exons ATGTCAGGTGGTTCCACGGATTATAGCAG AGACCATGGCGGCCCAGAGGGAATGGACCCTGATGGTATCATTGAG AGCAATTGGAATGAAATTGTTGACAATTTTGATGATATGAATTTAAAAGAATCCCTTCTCAGGGGTATTTATGCTTACGGTTTTGAGAAACCTTCAGCTATTCAACAGAGAGCTATTATTCCATGTATCAAAG GGTATGATGTGATTGCTCAAGCTCAGTCAGGTACTGGCAAGACAGCCACATTTGCTATTTCCATCCTGCAGCAATTGGAGATTGATCTCAAGGAGACCCAAGCACTAGTATTGGCCCCTACCAGAGAACTGGCTCAACAG ATACAAAAGGTAATTTTGGCTCTTGGAGACTATATGGGTGCAACTTGCCATGCTTGTATTGGTGGCACAAATGTTCGTAATGAGATGCAGAAGCTTCAGGCTGAGGCTCCACACATTGTGGTTGGAACTCCAGGTCGGGTGTTTGATATGTTAAACAGACGATATCTTT CACCTAAATGGATCAAGATGTTTGTCTTGGATGAAGCAGATGAAATGTTGAGCCGTGGATTTAAAGATCAAATTtatgaaatttttcaaaagttaAGCACAAATATTCAG GTTGTATTGCTGTCAGCCACCATGCCAATGGATGTGTTGGAAGTGACCAAAAAGTTCATGAGAGATCCTATACGTATTCTGGTGAAGAAAGAAGAATTGACCCTTGAGGGTATCAAACAATTCTATATTAATGTTGAAAGAGAG GAATGGAAGCTGGATACTCTCTGTGACTTGTATGAGACACTGACCATTACACAAGCTGTTATTTTCCTGAATACAAGGAGAAAAGTGGATTGGCTTACAGAGAAAATGCATGCGAGGGACTTCACAGTCTCTGCTCTG CATGGTGACATGGACCAGAAGGAACGAGATGTTATCATGAGAGAGTTTAGATCAGGATCAAGCCGTGTCTTGATCACTACTGACTTGTTG GCTCGTGGCATTGATGTGCAACAGGTTTCGTTGGTTATAAATTACGACCTGCCGACCAATCGTGAAAACTACATTCACAG AATTGGACGAGGTGGTCGTTTTGGCAGGAAAGGGGTGGCTATAAACTTTGTTACCGAGGAGGACAAAAGAATTCTTCGGGATATTGAGACTTTCTACAATACTACAGTGGAGGAGATGCCTATGAATGTGGCTGATCTCATTTAA